A DNA window from Mycolicibacter terrae contains the following coding sequences:
- a CDS encoding class I SAM-dependent methyltransferase — translation MTDNPRADIVSRQYERWTYPPPIHDLQAWSAGNWEWFDPSHAHRVLWPDREYRPDLDILIAGCGTNQAAVFAYNNPKARVVAVDISQSSLGHQQYLKDKHGLWNLELHQLPIEELSTLGQDFDLAVSTGVLHHMADPKAGMKAVADCLRPDGVAGIMLYARYGRIGIEILESVFRDMGLEQSDDSIQTVRQAIRMLSQDHPVQPYLKIAGDLASDSGLVDTFLHGRAKSYDVDGCIDLAASAGLEFQGWLLKAPYYAHDVAAPTGGGFYEKVNALPEAKIWSVMERIHTLNARHFFLACRSDRPKSSYVIDFSTADSLDYVPLFRFKCGLNGNEIFRPGWRMPLNPAQLPFVQSIDGRRSIREIAASLAQAGGPTRASAADLEKFGRRLFQSLWRLDFVAMDLSADS, via the coding sequence GTGACTGACAACCCACGCGCAGACATCGTCTCCCGGCAGTACGAGCGGTGGACGTACCCGCCGCCCATCCATGACCTCCAGGCGTGGTCGGCGGGGAACTGGGAGTGGTTCGACCCGAGCCACGCGCACCGGGTGCTGTGGCCGGACCGGGAGTACCGACCGGACCTCGACATCCTGATCGCGGGCTGCGGCACCAACCAGGCGGCGGTTTTCGCCTACAACAACCCCAAGGCCCGGGTGGTGGCCGTCGACATCAGCCAGTCGTCGCTGGGGCATCAGCAGTACCTCAAGGACAAGCACGGGCTGTGGAACCTGGAGTTGCACCAGCTCCCGATCGAGGAGCTGTCCACGCTGGGCCAGGACTTCGACCTGGCAGTCTCGACCGGGGTGCTGCACCACATGGCCGACCCGAAGGCGGGCATGAAGGCGGTGGCGGACTGCCTGCGGCCCGACGGCGTCGCCGGCATCATGCTCTACGCGCGCTACGGCCGGATCGGCATCGAGATCCTCGAATCGGTCTTCCGGGACATGGGCCTGGAGCAGAGCGACGACTCGATCCAGACGGTCCGCCAGGCCATCCGGATGCTGTCCCAGGACCACCCGGTCCAGCCGTACCTGAAGATCGCAGGCGACCTCGCTTCGGATTCGGGCCTGGTGGACACGTTCCTGCACGGCCGGGCCAAGAGCTACGACGTCGACGGCTGCATCGACTTGGCCGCCTCGGCCGGACTCGAATTCCAGGGCTGGCTGCTCAAGGCGCCGTACTACGCCCATGATGTGGCCGCGCCGACGGGTGGCGGGTTCTACGAGAAGGTGAATGCGCTGCCCGAGGCCAAGATCTGGTCGGTGATGGAGCGCATCCACACCCTCAACGCACGGCACTTCTTCCTGGCGTGCCGCTCCGATCGGCCCAAGAGCAGTTATGTGATCGACTTCTCCACGGCCGACAGCCTCGACTACGTGCCGCTATTCCGCTTCAAGTGCGGCCTCAACGGCAATGAGATCTTCCGGCCGGGCTGGCGCATGCCGCTCAACCCGGCCCAACTGCCGTTCGTGCAGAGCATCGACGGCCGCAGGAGCATTCGCGAGATCGCCGCGAGCCTGGCGCAGGCCGGCGGGCCGACCCGGGCGAGCGCGGCGGATCTGGAGAAGTTCGGGCGGCGGCTGTT
- the recO gene encoding DNA repair protein RecO: protein MRLYRDRAVVLRQHKLGEADRIVTLLTRDHGLVRAVAKGVRRTRSKFGARLEPFAHIDVQLHPGRNLDIVTQVVSVDAFATDIVSDYGRYTCACVMLETAERLAGAERAPATALHRLTVGALRAVADGSRPRELVLDAYLLRAMSVAGWAPALTDCARCATPGPHRAFHIAAGGSVCGHCRPAGATTPPLGVLDLMSALHDGDWEAAELSTAAHRSHASGLVAAHLQWHLERRLRTLPLVERVQRTAGYDAEAGTGPQATGSDG from the coding sequence ATGCGGCTGTACCGGGACCGGGCGGTGGTGCTGCGCCAGCACAAGCTCGGCGAAGCCGACCGGATCGTCACTTTGCTCACCCGCGACCACGGGCTGGTTCGCGCGGTGGCCAAGGGAGTGCGTCGTACCCGCAGTAAGTTCGGGGCCCGGCTGGAGCCGTTCGCCCACATCGACGTACAGCTGCATCCCGGCCGCAACCTCGACATCGTCACCCAGGTGGTGTCGGTGGACGCCTTCGCCACCGACATCGTCAGCGACTACGGCCGCTACACCTGTGCCTGCGTGATGCTGGAGACCGCCGAACGCCTGGCCGGCGCCGAACGTGCCCCGGCGACGGCGTTGCACCGGCTCACAGTCGGTGCGCTGCGGGCGGTGGCCGACGGCAGCCGCCCCCGCGAGTTGGTGTTGGACGCCTACCTGCTGCGCGCGATGTCGGTGGCCGGGTGGGCACCGGCGCTGACCGATTGCGCCCGTTGTGCCACCCCCGGCCCGCACCGGGCATTTCACATCGCGGCCGGCGGCAGCGTCTGCGGGCACTGCCGCCCGGCCGGTGCGACCACTCCGCCGCTGGGTGTGCTGGATCTGATGTCGGCGTTGCACGACGGGGACTGGGAGGCCGCTGAGCTTTCCACGGCGGCGCATCGCAGCCACGCCAGCGGATTGGTGGCCGCCCATCTGCAGTGGCACCTCGAACGCCGGCTGCGGACATTGCCGCTGGTGGAACGCGTTCAGCGGACAGCGGGATATGACGCCGAGGCTGGTACCGGGCCGCAGGCCACCGGCAGCGACGGCTGA
- a CDS encoding amidase, with protein sequence MTHPPAAPGTRFPTLTEQLYQLASGEVTSVDLVRRCLHAIDASQSTLNAFRLVFTDAALRGAAEADRRRAAGHRAPLLGVPIAVKDDTDIAGVPTSFGTSGYVEPAASDAEVVRRLKAAGAVIVGKTNTCELGQWPFTSGPGFGHTRNPWSRRHTPGGSSGGSAAAVAAGLVAAAIGSDGAGSVRIPAAWTHLVGIKPQRGRISTWPLPEAFNGITVNGVLARTVQDAALLLDAASGNAEGDLHKPPPVTVSDHVGNAPGPLRVAMSTRFPYTGFGARLHPEIRAAVEHVAEQLRLLGHTVVAGNPDYGVRLSWNFLSRSTAGVLTAASSLEGGVTLDPRTLANMRTGRLLSQAVLRKARAHEAKDRRRVGSIFHIVDVVLAPTTAQPPPLVHAFDDLTALETDRAMIAACPVTWPWNLLGWPSINVPAGFTSEGLPIGVQLMGPANSDGLLVSLAAELEGISGWAARQPTPWWRTDAPTGR encoded by the coding sequence ATGACCCACCCGCCCGCGGCGCCCGGCACCCGCTTTCCCACCCTCACCGAGCAGCTCTACCAGCTGGCCAGCGGCGAGGTGACCTCCGTCGACCTGGTCCGCCGCTGCCTGCACGCCATCGACGCCAGCCAGTCCACGCTGAACGCCTTCCGGCTGGTGTTCACCGACGCGGCGCTGCGCGGTGCCGCCGAAGCCGACCGGCGCCGGGCCGCCGGGCACCGCGCCCCGCTGCTGGGTGTCCCGATCGCGGTCAAAGACGACACCGACATCGCGGGCGTACCGACCTCGTTCGGCACGTCCGGCTACGTCGAACCCGCCGCCAGCGACGCGGAGGTGGTGCGGCGACTCAAAGCCGCCGGCGCGGTGATCGTCGGCAAGACCAACACCTGCGAGTTGGGACAGTGGCCGTTCACCAGCGGTCCCGGGTTCGGCCATACCCGCAATCCCTGGTCTCGCCGGCACACTCCGGGCGGCTCGTCGGGGGGCAGCGCCGCCGCGGTCGCCGCGGGCCTGGTCGCCGCGGCGATCGGCTCCGACGGAGCCGGCAGCGTGCGCATCCCCGCGGCATGGACGCATCTGGTGGGCATCAAACCGCAGCGCGGCCGCATCTCCACCTGGCCGCTGCCGGAGGCGTTCAACGGCATCACCGTCAACGGGGTGCTGGCCCGCACCGTGCAGGACGCGGCGCTGCTGCTGGACGCGGCCTCCGGCAACGCCGAGGGCGATCTGCACAAGCCGCCGCCGGTCACGGTGTCCGACCACGTGGGAAACGCGCCGGGGCCGCTGCGGGTCGCGATGTCCACCCGTTTTCCCTACACCGGGTTCGGCGCTCGGCTGCACCCGGAGATCAGAGCCGCGGTGGAGCACGTCGCCGAGCAGCTGCGGTTACTGGGGCACACCGTGGTTGCGGGCAACCCCGACTACGGGGTGCGATTGTCGTGGAACTTCCTGTCCCGTTCCACCGCGGGTGTGCTGACCGCCGCGAGCAGCCTGGAGGGCGGCGTCACGCTCGACCCGCGGACGCTGGCCAACATGCGCACCGGCCGGCTGCTGTCCCAGGCGGTACTGCGTAAGGCGCGCGCCCACGAGGCGAAAGACCGGCGCCGGGTGGGGTCGATCTTCCACATCGTCGATGTGGTGTTGGCGCCCACCACCGCCCAGCCGCCGCCGCTGGTGCACGCATTCGACGATCTGACCGCCCTCGAGACCGACCGCGCCATGATCGCGGCGTGCCCGGTGACCTGGCCGTGGAACCTGCTGGGCTGGCCGTCGATCAACGTGCCGGCCGGGTTCACCTCCGAAGGACTGCCAATCGGGGTGCAATTGATGGGGCCGGCCAACAGCGACGGTCTGCTGGTTTCGCTGGCCGCGGAGCTGGAGGGCATCAGCGGTTGGGCGGCACGGCAACCCACACCGTGGTGGCGAACCGACGCCCCTACCGGTCGGTAA
- a CDS encoding hemophore-related protein has translation MASLSLTRIAVAAGSLALSLSAGAGLASASPDLGPIINTTCSYSQVVAALNAENPAAAAEFNASGNASGMLQMFLNSPPAKRQQYATMIQSMPEAQPYIGTITSVAGSCNNY, from the coding sequence ATGGCCTCTCTGTCGTTGACCAGGATTGCTGTCGCAGCCGGCAGTCTGGCTTTGTCGCTGTCCGCCGGAGCCGGATTGGCTTCCGCGAGCCCGGACCTCGGCCCGATCATCAACACCACCTGCAGCTACTCGCAGGTGGTGGCCGCCCTCAATGCGGAGAACCCGGCAGCGGCCGCGGAGTTCAACGCGTCCGGCAACGCCAGTGGCATGTTGCAGATGTTCCTGAACTCGCCTCCTGCCAAACGGCAGCAGTACGCCACCATGATCCAGAGCATGCCGGAGGCGCAGCCGTACATCGGCACCATCACCTCGGTCGCCGGTTCCTGCAACAACTACTGA
- a CDS encoding sulfurtransferase codes for MGLRDKVLISAAELAELLRAGDPLTVLDVRWSLEVPDGRPAYLRGHIPGAVYVSLEDELSDHDVPGRGRHPLPTGRNLEAAARRWGVRRTKPVVVYDDWNRAASGRLWWLLTTSGLRDVRILDGGLAAWTVAGGELETGDVRPEPGNVTVLPEDLYDGVRPTLTADEAGSGAVALLDARAPERFRADNEPVDAAAGHIPGAKNLPFTALLAPDGTFLPDDDLDRLLSERGVGADDPVGAYCGSGISATVIVAALAATGRSAALFPGSWSQWSSDPSRPVARGDA; via the coding sequence GTGGGCCTGCGTGACAAGGTCCTGATCAGCGCCGCCGAGCTCGCTGAGCTGCTGCGCGCGGGTGATCCGCTGACCGTCCTCGACGTCCGCTGGAGCCTGGAGGTTCCCGACGGGCGTCCTGCTTACCTGCGGGGTCACATCCCGGGTGCGGTGTATGTCTCGCTCGAGGACGAGCTGTCCGACCACGACGTCCCCGGCCGCGGTCGGCATCCGCTGCCGACCGGCCGCAACCTGGAAGCCGCCGCCCGCCGGTGGGGGGTGCGGCGCACCAAGCCGGTGGTGGTCTACGACGACTGGAACCGCGCCGCGTCGGGGCGCCTGTGGTGGCTGCTGACCACCTCCGGCCTGCGCGACGTGCGCATTCTCGACGGTGGTCTGGCGGCCTGGACGGTGGCCGGCGGCGAGCTGGAAACCGGCGACGTCCGTCCCGAACCGGGCAACGTCACCGTGTTGCCCGAAGACCTCTACGACGGCGTCCGGCCCACGCTGACCGCCGATGAGGCCGGCTCCGGCGCCGTGGCATTGCTCGACGCGCGCGCCCCCGAGCGGTTCCGCGCCGACAACGAACCGGTCGATGCGGCCGCCGGCCACATCCCCGGCGCCAAGAACCTGCCGTTCACCGCCCTGCTGGCGCCCGACGGGACCTTCCTGCCCGACGACGACTTGGACCGGCTGCTCTCCGAACGCGGTGTCGGCGCCGACGACCCGGTGGGGGCGTACTGCGGTTCGGGGATCAGCGCCACGGTGATCGTGGCGGCGCTGGCCGCCACCGGCCGGTCGGCCGCGCTGTTCCCGGGCTCGTGGTCGCAATGGAGTTCGGACCCGTCCCGCCCGGTTGCCCGCGGCGACGCCTGA
- a CDS encoding flavin-containing monooxygenase, translated as MTDREPRVVVIGAGVAGITTAHVLRERGFTDITVLEKGSDVGGVWYWNHYPGLRCDVPSQIYQFGFAPKADWQDTWATGATIRRYHRDVVDRLGLAPLIRLDTEVIAAEWDEHRHWTLTTAAGQRLVADFVICATGVLHHPFTPDIPGLADFAGPVVHTARWDDELDTERKRIAVIGTGSTGVQVVSALQPRAASIDHYVRSAQWILWAPTSLRQLPGAAAVLARFPTLHRALHRLMTFAGSALLTDVTTRASWRRRAVQAYARACLRIQVRDKALQAKLEPDYQPLCKRQVISGSYYRAIRADNAELITDGIAEVTPRGIRTADGTHRDTDVIVLATGFHAHNYMRPMRLTGRDRIDIDDAWAKGPRAYRMTAIPGFPNLFTVLGPNSPTGSISLQYTSELTARYIAQWLEKFRAGELSTVEVTEQATTRFNDDVATAMGPTVWNTGCNSWYLTEGGAVDLWPFDRATMNAMLGSPDPADFHLG; from the coding sequence ATGACCGACCGCGAACCCCGAGTGGTCGTGATCGGCGCCGGCGTAGCCGGTATCACCACCGCCCATGTCCTGCGTGAGCGCGGTTTCACCGATATCACCGTGTTGGAGAAGGGCTCCGACGTCGGCGGCGTTTGGTACTGGAATCACTATCCGGGACTGCGCTGCGATGTGCCGTCGCAGATCTACCAGTTCGGGTTCGCGCCGAAAGCCGACTGGCAAGACACCTGGGCGACCGGTGCGACGATCCGGCGTTACCACCGCGACGTCGTCGACCGGCTCGGGCTGGCGCCGCTGATCCGGCTCGACACCGAGGTGATCGCCGCGGAATGGGATGAGCACCGGCATTGGACACTGACCACCGCCGCCGGCCAGCGGTTGGTTGCCGACTTCGTGATCTGCGCGACCGGGGTTCTGCACCACCCGTTCACCCCCGACATCCCCGGGCTGGCCGACTTCGCCGGTCCGGTGGTGCACACCGCCCGCTGGGACGACGAGCTCGACACCGAGCGGAAGCGGATCGCGGTGATCGGTACCGGGTCGACCGGCGTGCAGGTGGTTTCCGCACTGCAACCGCGCGCCGCGTCGATCGACCACTACGTGCGGTCGGCGCAGTGGATTCTGTGGGCGCCCACCTCGCTGCGGCAGCTCCCGGGTGCGGCCGCGGTGCTGGCGCGGTTCCCCACGTTGCACCGGGCGCTTCACCGGTTGATGACATTCGCCGGGTCGGCCCTGCTGACCGACGTCACCACTCGTGCATCGTGGCGGCGCCGGGCGGTGCAGGCCTATGCCCGGGCCTGCCTGCGGATCCAGGTGCGGGACAAAGCCTTACAGGCCAAACTTGAACCCGACTACCAGCCGCTGTGTAAGCGCCAAGTGATCTCCGGGAGCTACTACCGGGCGATCCGCGCCGACAACGCCGAGCTGATCACCGACGGCATCGCCGAAGTCACCCCGCGCGGCATCCGCACCGCCGACGGCACCCACCGGGACACCGACGTCATCGTGCTGGCGACCGGATTCCACGCGCACAACTACATGCGCCCCATGCGGCTGACCGGCCGGGACCGGATCGACATCGACGACGCCTGGGCCAAGGGGCCGCGCGCCTACCGGATGACGGCGATCCCGGGGTTCCCCAACCTGTTCACCGTGCTGGGACCGAACTCACCCACCGGATCGATCTCGCTGCAGTACACCTCGGAGCTGACCGCGCGTTACATCGCGCAGTGGCTGGAGAAGTTCCGGGCGGGGGAGCTGAGCACCGTCGAGGTCACCGAACAGGCGACCACCCGGTTCAACGACGACGTCGCCACGGCGATGGGCCCGACGGTCTGGAACACCGGCTGCAACTCGTGGTACCTGACCGAGGGCGGCGCGGTCGACCTGTGGCCGTTCGACCGGGCGACGATGAACGCCATGCTGGGCAGCCCGGACCCGGCGGACTTCCACCTGGGCTGA
- a CDS encoding DUF5642 family protein, which yields MPEPKSLVVSSVALIMCAQALTGCGGSHKPLDTTKLFNVESTFGSEFKTQTKGPNDIDPKILGPQKMPPGVTFDPSDCADYAASSGRPPKGIRGKMSMVSIVGNGNQFVAIAMQADQDLPFDAAAAEKCKHVSFQAGKLTGYLDETDAPQIDHAQTVGSHSEIEITGKDGQQQSRESYTFTAYLGSALVQVTANPQPVRGQPLAMVDADRARQLLVDAVSELRS from the coding sequence GTGCCGGAACCCAAGTCGTTGGTTGTCTCCTCTGTTGCCCTGATCATGTGCGCGCAAGCACTGACCGGTTGCGGGGGATCCCACAAGCCGCTCGATACCACCAAGCTGTTCAACGTCGAATCGACGTTCGGCTCGGAGTTCAAGACCCAGACCAAGGGTCCCAACGATATCGACCCCAAGATCCTCGGGCCGCAGAAGATGCCGCCCGGGGTGACTTTCGACCCCTCGGACTGCGCCGACTACGCGGCCAGCAGCGGCCGCCCGCCCAAGGGCATCCGGGGCAAGATGTCGATGGTCTCGATCGTCGGCAACGGCAACCAGTTCGTCGCGATCGCCATGCAGGCCGACCAGGACCTGCCGTTCGACGCCGCGGCCGCCGAGAAGTGCAAGCACGTCTCGTTCCAGGCCGGCAAGCTCACCGGCTACCTGGATGAGACCGACGCCCCCCAGATCGACCACGCCCAGACGGTGGGTTCGCACTCGGAGATCGAGATCACCGGCAAGGACGGACAGCAGCAGTCCCGCGAGTCCTACACCTTCACCGCCTACCTCGGCAGTGCCCTGGTGCAGGTCACCGCGAACCCGCAGCCGGTGCGCGGGCAGCCGCTGGCGATGGTCGACGCCGACCGGGCCCGGCAGCTGCTGGTCGACGCGGTGTCGGAGCTGCGCAGCTAG
- the era gene encoding GTPase Era: MTEFHSGFVCFVGRPNTGKSTLTNALVGSKVAITSNRPQTTRHTIRGIVHREDFQIILVDTPGLHRPRTLLGKRLNDLVRDTYAQVDVIGLCIPADEAIGPGDRWIVEQIRTVAPKTTLVVIVTKIDKTSRDKVAAQLVAVGELAPEAEIIPVSAVTGEQVDVLIDVLAAALPVGPAFYPDGELTDEPEETLMAEFIREAALEGVRDELPHSLAVVIEEVERRDGRDDLIDVYAVLYVERDSQKGIVIGRGGARLREVGTAARTQIEKLLGTKVFLDLRVKVAKNWQRDPKQLGRLGF, encoded by the coding sequence GTGACCGAGTTCCATTCCGGCTTCGTGTGTTTCGTCGGCCGGCCCAATACCGGCAAATCCACCCTGACCAACGCTCTGGTCGGTTCGAAGGTGGCGATCACCTCCAACCGGCCGCAGACCACCCGGCACACCATCCGCGGCATCGTGCACCGGGAGGACTTCCAGATCATCCTGGTCGACACCCCCGGCCTGCACCGGCCGCGCACCCTGCTGGGCAAGCGGCTCAACGACCTGGTCCGCGACACCTACGCCCAGGTCGACGTCATCGGCTTGTGCATTCCCGCCGACGAGGCCATCGGACCGGGGGACCGCTGGATCGTTGAGCAGATCCGGACGGTCGCACCCAAGACGACCCTGGTCGTCATCGTCACCAAGATCGACAAGACCAGCCGCGATAAGGTCGCCGCGCAACTGGTCGCCGTCGGCGAGTTGGCCCCGGAAGCCGAGATCATCCCGGTCTCGGCGGTCACCGGTGAGCAGGTCGACGTGCTGATCGATGTGCTGGCCGCGGCGCTGCCGGTCGGCCCGGCCTTCTACCCCGACGGTGAGTTGACCGACGAACCCGAAGAGACCTTGATGGCCGAGTTCATCCGGGAAGCCGCCCTGGAGGGGGTGCGTGACGAACTGCCGCATTCACTGGCGGTGGTGATCGAGGAGGTGGAGCGCCGCGACGGCCGGGACGATCTCATCGACGTGTATGCCGTGCTCTACGTCGAACGCGACAGCCAGAAGGGCATCGTGATCGGCCGCGGTGGCGCCCGGCTGCGCGAGGTCGGCACCGCCGCGCGCACCCAGATCGAAAAACTCTTGGGCACCAAGGTTTTTCTCGACCTCCGGGTGAAGGTGGCCAAGAACTGGCAGCGCGACCCCAAGCAGCTGGGCCGGCTGGGCTTTTAA
- a CDS encoding hemolysin family protein, whose product MTGTPLLVGVIALIGLGGLFAAIDAAVSTVSPARVAELVRAKRPGAMWLAQLMAERPRYINLVVLLRIACEITATALLVYLLHAVLGLDWGLFGAAAAMVVVSFVVIGVGPRTLGRQNAYSIALASALPLHVVSVLLTPISRLLVVLGNALTPGRGFRNGPFASEVELREVVDLAQQRGVVAADERRMIQSVFELADTPAREVMVPRTEMVWIESDKSAGQATSLAVRSGHSRIPVIGENVDDILGVVYLKDLVQQTYYSTNGGRDTTVAQVMRPAVFMPDSKALNALLHDMQRGRYHMALLVDEYGAIAGLVTIEDVLEEIVGEIADEYDQGEVAPVEELGNNRFRVSARLPIEDVGELYGVQFDSGLDVDTVGGLLALELGRVPLPGAEVTSHGLRLQAEGSRDSRGRVRISTVLVSPAPPADEEAASEQ is encoded by the coding sequence GTGACCGGGACACCGCTGTTAGTCGGCGTGATCGCGCTGATCGGTCTGGGCGGACTGTTTGCGGCGATCGACGCCGCGGTGAGCACCGTGTCGCCGGCGCGGGTCGCGGAGCTGGTGCGGGCGAAGCGACCCGGCGCGATGTGGCTGGCCCAGTTGATGGCCGAACGGCCCCGCTACATCAACCTGGTGGTGTTGCTGCGCATCGCCTGCGAGATCACCGCCACCGCGCTGCTGGTGTACCTTCTGCACGCGGTGCTCGGCCTGGATTGGGGGCTGTTCGGCGCTGCGGCGGCCATGGTGGTGGTGAGCTTCGTGGTGATCGGGGTGGGGCCGCGCACCCTGGGCCGGCAGAACGCCTATTCGATCGCACTGGCGTCAGCCCTTCCGCTGCACGTGGTTTCGGTGTTGCTCACCCCGATCAGCCGCCTGCTGGTGGTGCTGGGTAACGCACTGACGCCTGGGCGGGGCTTCCGCAACGGGCCGTTCGCCTCGGAGGTCGAGTTGCGTGAGGTGGTCGATCTGGCGCAGCAGCGCGGGGTGGTCGCCGCCGACGAACGCCGGATGATCCAGTCGGTCTTCGAACTCGCCGACACCCCGGCCCGCGAGGTGATGGTGCCCCGTACCGAGATGGTGTGGATCGAAAGCGACAAGTCCGCCGGCCAGGCGACGTCGCTGGCGGTGCGCAGCGGCCATTCCCGTATCCCGGTGATCGGCGAGAACGTCGATGACATCCTTGGCGTGGTTTACCTGAAAGACCTTGTCCAACAGACTTATTACTCGACAAACGGCGGGCGGGACACCACGGTGGCCCAAGTGATGCGCCCCGCGGTGTTCATGCCCGACTCCAAGGCGCTCAACGCGCTGCTGCACGACATGCAGCGCGGCCGGTACCACATGGCGCTGCTGGTCGACGAATATGGCGCGATAGCGGGGCTGGTCACCATCGAGGACGTGCTGGAGGAGATCGTCGGCGAGATCGCCGACGAGTACGACCAGGGTGAAGTGGCGCCGGTGGAGGAGTTGGGCAACAACAGGTTTCGAGTTTCTGCGCGGCTGCCCATCGAGGACGTCGGTGAACTGTACGGGGTGCAGTTCGACTCCGGCCTCGACGTAGACACCGTCGGCGGCCTGCTGGCGCTGGAGCTGGGCCGGGTACCGCTGCCCGGCGCCGAGGTAACCTCACACGGACTGCGACTGCAGGCCGAGGGCAGTCGCGACAGCCGGGGGAGGGTGCGGATCAGCACCGTTCTGGTCAGCCCGGCGCCACCCGCTGATGAGGAGGCCGCAAGTGAGCAGTGA
- the ybeY gene encoding rRNA maturation RNase YbeY, translating into MSIEVSNESGLDVSEVELVSVAKFVLARMDVNPGAELSMVLLDTAAMADLHMRWMDLPGPTDVMSFPMDELEPGGRPDAPEPGPSMLGDIALCPEFAAEQAAAAGHSLGQELALLTVHGVLHLLGYDHAEPDEEKEMFALQRRLLEEWVADQVESYRAETQDEKDRRLLDKSRYFDEP; encoded by the coding sequence GTGAGCATCGAGGTCTCCAACGAGTCAGGCCTGGACGTCTCCGAGGTCGAGCTGGTCAGCGTCGCCAAGTTCGTGCTGGCCAGGATGGACGTCAACCCCGGCGCCGAGTTGTCGATGGTGCTGCTGGACACCGCCGCGATGGCCGATCTGCACATGCGCTGGATGGACCTGCCCGGGCCGACCGACGTGATGAGCTTCCCGATGGACGAACTGGAGCCCGGTGGCCGTCCCGATGCTCCCGAGCCCGGCCCGTCGATGCTCGGTGACATCGCCCTGTGCCCGGAGTTCGCCGCCGAACAGGCCGCAGCGGCCGGGCATTCGCTCGGCCAGGAACTGGCACTGCTCACCGTGCACGGTGTACTGCACCTGCTGGGCTACGACCACGCCGAGCCGGACGAGGAAAAAGAGATGTTCGCCCTGCAACGCCGGCTGCTCGAGGAATGGGTCGCCGACCAGGTGGAGAGCTACCGGGCCGAAACCCAGGACGAGAAGGACCGCCGGCTGCTCGACAAGTCCAGGTATTTCGACGAACCGTGA
- a CDS encoding PhoH family protein, with protein sequence MTPRDTPAAESAPQVRSSVDIPPDLVVGLLGSADENLRALERVVAADLHVRGNAVTISGSPADVALAERVISELVAIVAGGQSLTPETVRHSVGMLVGAGSASPAEVLTLDILSRRGKTIRPKTLNQKRYVDAIDANTIVFGIGPAGTGKTYLAMAKAVSALQTKQVTRIILTRPAVEAGESLGFLPGTLSEKIDPYLRPLYDALYDMMDPELIPKLMNSGVIEVAPLAYMRGRSLNSAFIILDEAQNTTAEQMKMFLTRLGFGSKMVVTGDVTQIDLPGGARSGLRAAVDILDDIEDICVAELSSVDVVRHRLVSDIVDAYSRHEAERNEPGLTMNRAARRASGGRSRR encoded by the coding sequence GTGACGCCCCGCGATACCCCCGCTGCCGAATCAGCCCCCCAGGTTCGTAGCAGCGTCGACATTCCACCCGACCTGGTCGTGGGTCTGCTGGGCTCCGCCGATGAGAACCTGCGTGCACTGGAACGTGTGGTGGCAGCCGATCTGCATGTACGCGGTAACGCGGTCACCATCTCCGGTTCGCCGGCCGACGTCGCCCTGGCCGAGCGGGTGATCTCCGAGCTGGTGGCGATCGTGGCGGGCGGTCAGTCCCTGACCCCCGAAACGGTGCGGCACAGTGTCGGAATGCTGGTGGGCGCCGGCAGCGCGTCACCGGCCGAGGTGCTGACCCTGGACATCTTGTCCCGGCGCGGCAAGACGATCCGGCCCAAGACGCTCAACCAGAAGCGCTACGTCGACGCCATCGACGCCAACACCATCGTGTTCGGTATCGGCCCGGCCGGCACCGGGAAGACCTACCTGGCGATGGCCAAAGCGGTCAGCGCGCTGCAGACCAAGCAGGTGACGCGCATCATCTTGACCCGGCCGGCGGTGGAAGCCGGTGAGAGCCTTGGTTTTCTGCCCGGAACGCTGAGCGAGAAGATCGACCCGTATCTGCGCCCGCTTTACGACGCGCTCTACGACATGATGGATCCGGAGCTGATTCCCAAGCTGATGAACTCTGGGGTGATCGAGGTGGCGCCGCTGGCCTACATGCGGGGCCGGAGCCTCAACAGCGCGTTCATCATCCTCGACGAGGCGCAGAACACCACCGCCGAACAGATGAAGATGTTCCTGACCCGGTTGGGATTCGGCTCCAAGATGGTGGTCACCGGCGACGTCACCCAGATCGATCTACCCGGCGGCGCGAGGTCGGGTCTGCGGGCGGCCGTGGACATCCTCGACGACATCGAGGACATCTGTGTCGCCGAACTGAGCAGCGTCGATGTCGTTCGGCACCGGCTGGTTTCCGACATCGTCGACGCCTACTCCCGCCACGAGGCCGAGCGCAACGAGCCCGGCCTGACGATGAACCGGGCGGCCAGGCGCGCGTCGGGCGGCAGGTCTCGCCGGTGA